In one window of Rhodanobacter sp. FDAARGOS 1247 DNA:
- a CDS encoding glycosyltransferase family 4 protein, whose protein sequence is MAALHVAQLNFLPAPEDLAPNQLLEQWHSLVDVAEAAASAGTRVSVVQAAAREDLITRNGIDYHFVDIRGLETATNRGRRFASLLGDIDADVLHGHSLGFAEDAFAIAQCLPRRPIILQDHADRPPRWWRRSPWRRWYAALAGVAFTAPELARPFTRAGLFRPHTHHFAIPESSSRFSVGSRADARAQTGLRGDPCVLWVGHLNPGKDPLSVLDGVSMAARQLPDLQLWCAFGSAPLLGEVQARIARDPQLAGRVHLLGKVVHAQVEGLMRAADLFVSGSRAESCGYAVLEALACGVTPVVTDIPSFRALLGGSGIGHLWPCGDAAQLAQALVAAAASRPSPAQVRAHFDAALSFAAVGRQWADAYAQVHAERRRSVS, encoded by the coding sequence ATGGCGGCCCTGCACGTCGCGCAGCTCAACTTCCTGCCGGCCCCCGAGGACCTCGCACCGAACCAGCTGCTTGAGCAATGGCACTCGCTGGTGGACGTCGCCGAGGCGGCGGCCAGCGCCGGCACCCGGGTGTCGGTGGTCCAGGCGGCGGCGCGGGAAGACCTGATCACCCGCAACGGCATCGACTATCACTTCGTCGACATCCGTGGACTGGAAACGGCGACGAACCGGGGCCGCCGTTTCGCCAGCCTGCTCGGCGACATCGACGCCGACGTGCTGCACGGGCACAGCCTGGGCTTTGCCGAGGATGCCTTCGCGATCGCGCAATGCCTGCCGCGGCGGCCGATCATCCTGCAGGACCACGCCGATCGGCCGCCGCGCTGGTGGCGCCGTTCGCCGTGGCGACGCTGGTATGCGGCGCTGGCCGGCGTGGCCTTCACCGCGCCCGAGCTGGCCCGACCGTTCACCCGGGCCGGGCTGTTCCGTCCGCACACACACCACTTCGCGATACCCGAATCCAGCAGCCGCTTCAGCGTGGGCAGTCGCGCCGATGCGCGCGCACAGACAGGTCTTCGGGGTGATCCCTGCGTGCTGTGGGTGGGCCACCTGAATCCCGGCAAGGACCCGTTGAGCGTGCTCGACGGTGTGTCGATGGCGGCGCGACAACTGCCCGACCTGCAGTTGTGGTGCGCCTTCGGCAGCGCGCCGCTGCTCGGCGAGGTGCAGGCGCGCATCGCGCGCGATCCGCAGCTTGCCGGACGCGTGCATCTGCTGGGCAAGGTGGTGCACGCGCAGGTCGAGGGGCTGATGCGCGCGGCGGATCTGTTCGTCTCGGGCAGCCGCGCCGAGAGCTGCGGCTACGCCGTGCTCGAAGCGCTGGCCTGCGGCGTCACGCCGGTGGTCACGGATATTCCCTCCTTCCGCGCGCTGCTCGGCGGCAGTGGCATCGGCCACTTGTGGCCCTGTGGTGATGCGGCGCAACTGGCCCAAGCGCTGGTCGCTGCCGCCGCCAGCCGGCCATCGCCAGCGCAGGTGCGCGCGCATTTCGACGCCGCGCTGTCGTTCGCCGCGGTGGGCCGGCAATGGGCCGATGCCTATGCGCAAGTCCACGCCGAGCGGCGCCGGAGCGTGTCGTGA
- a CDS encoding class I SAM-dependent methyltransferase, with protein MRPRPSMLMPAEAYALWASSYPARAHNPVMRAEERAMLALMPDTLHGAAVLDVGCGSGRYMLHALRRGAARVIGVDLSAPMLARADAELAALQAAADVDLIQGSLAALPVPDARANLTLCGLVVGHIDDLQRALAELCRVTRPGGTLLCSDVHPIGHALGWLRDFKSDGRHYAVQHTQHLYSHWHAACAALGLRIEQVLEPMLDPADIPADARFDRAALEVPVALVFRLRRPV; from the coding sequence ATGCGGCCGCGTCCTTCGATGCTGATGCCGGCCGAGGCGTATGCGCTGTGGGCATCCAGCTATCCCGCCCGCGCCCACAACCCGGTGATGCGGGCGGAGGAGCGCGCCATGCTCGCGCTGATGCCGGACACGCTGCATGGAGCGGCCGTGCTCGATGTCGGCTGCGGCAGCGGGCGCTACATGCTGCACGCGCTGCGCCGCGGCGCGGCGCGCGTGATCGGCGTGGACCTGTCGGCGCCGATGCTCGCGCGCGCCGACGCGGAGCTGGCCGCGTTGCAGGCCGCCGCGGACGTCGACCTGATCCAGGGCAGCCTGGCGGCGCTGCCCGTGCCGGACGCGCGGGCGAACCTGACCCTCTGCGGCCTGGTCGTCGGCCATATCGACGACCTGCAGCGAGCGCTGGCCGAGCTGTGCCGGGTGACCCGGCCCGGCGGCACGCTGCTGTGCAGCGACGTGCATCCGATCGGGCATGCGCTGGGCTGGCTGCGCGATTTCAAGTCGGACGGCCGGCACTACGCCGTGCAGCACACCCAGCACCTGTACAGCCACTGGCACGCGGCCTGCGCCGCGCTCGGGCTGCGCATCGAACAGGTGCTGGAGCCGATGCTCGATCCGGCCGACATCCCCGCCGATGCGCGCTTCGACCGCGCCGCGCTGGAGGTTCCCGTGGCGCTGGTGTTCCGGCTGCGGCGGCCGGTTTGA
- a CDS encoding radical SAM protein has protein sequence MTHRPNTLLVNPTVTTRPRFPLSLLNLAAALDRFGDSHIVDGNIDRDLVNATLAAAGKQHYDAIGIGIMGGPQLAPAIAVSKAIREHHPSMSIIWGGYFPTLYTDTTLAAPYVDYAVRGQGEESLVELVSALARGGGDEALARIGGLSWRRDGEVVHNPNRSFRHGDAALVLPYEKLGDPDKYLASTFLGRRTAVHQASIGCRFRCTFCGVAAMFGGATALPPAERLERELNYLKYELGADSILFYDHNFFDREQDMIPLLEIMARLEMPWWCFARADALLKLSESTWELVRKSRLRMAYIGAESPSGAMLKEIRKGTRPDQTLAVAELCRRHGVIPEFSFMLAPPVNTEEETELTFEFIRELKRINPASEIITYIYTPLPEGSKHEKERGKHPSAPLLDLHGEPVVFPSTPDEWTQRRWVDYACHADAPWLSDKLRQRIYDFVTVLRCRYPTVQDVRSPHWAKRSLSAMASWRYRHRRYNHPWELNIANRFVQLRTPQITGA, from the coding sequence ATGACTCACCGTCCCAATACACTGCTGGTCAACCCGACGGTCACCACGCGTCCGCGCTTTCCGCTGTCGCTGCTGAACCTGGCCGCGGCACTGGATCGCTTCGGCGACAGCCACATCGTGGACGGCAACATTGATCGGGACCTGGTGAACGCGACCCTGGCCGCCGCCGGGAAACAGCATTACGACGCCATCGGCATCGGCATCATGGGCGGCCCGCAGCTGGCGCCGGCGATCGCCGTGTCGAAGGCGATCCGCGAGCATCATCCGTCGATGTCGATCATCTGGGGCGGCTACTTCCCCACGCTGTATACCGACACCACGCTGGCTGCGCCCTATGTGGACTACGCGGTGCGCGGGCAGGGCGAGGAAAGCCTGGTCGAGCTGGTCTCGGCGCTGGCCCGCGGCGGCGGCGACGAGGCGCTGGCCAGGATCGGTGGCTTGTCCTGGCGCCGCGATGGCGAGGTCGTGCACAACCCCAATCGCAGCTTCCGGCACGGCGATGCCGCGCTGGTGCTGCCGTATGAAAAGCTGGGCGACCCGGACAAGTATCTGGCAAGCACCTTTCTCGGCCGGCGTACCGCCGTGCACCAGGCCTCGATCGGTTGTCGCTTCCGCTGCACGTTCTGCGGCGTGGCGGCGATGTTCGGCGGCGCGACCGCGCTGCCGCCGGCGGAGCGGCTGGAGCGCGAACTGAATTACCTCAAGTACGAGCTGGGTGCCGATTCCATCCTGTTCTACGACCACAACTTCTTCGACCGCGAACAGGACATGATCCCGCTGCTCGAGATCATGGCCCGGCTCGAAATGCCCTGGTGGTGTTTCGCACGCGCCGATGCCCTGCTCAAGCTTTCCGAAAGCACCTGGGAGCTGGTGCGCAAGAGCCGGTTGCGCATGGCCTACATCGGCGCCGAGTCACCGAGCGGCGCGATGCTCAAGGAAATCCGCAAGGGCACGCGGCCGGACCAGACCCTGGCGGTGGCCGAGCTGTGTCGACGTCACGGCGTGATCCCCGAGTTCTCCTTCATGCTGGCGCCGCCGGTGAACACCGAAGAGGAAACCGAACTGACGTTCGAGTTCATCCGCGAATTGAAACGCATCAATCCCGCCTCGGAAATCATCACCTACATCTACACGCCGCTGCCGGAGGGCAGCAAGCACGAAAAGGAGCGCGGCAAGCATCCTTCCGCGCCCCTGCTCGACCTTCATGGCGAGCCGGTGGTGTTTCCCTCCACGCCGGACGAATGGACGCAACGTCGCTGGGTGGACTACGCCTGCCATGCCGATGCGCCGTGGCTCAGCGACAAGCTGCGCCAGCGCATCTACGACTTCGTCACCGTGCTGCGCTGCCGCTATCCCACCGTGCAGGATGTGCGTTCACCCCACTGGGCCAAGCGCAGCCTGAGCGCGATGGCGTCGTGGCGTTATCGCCATCGGCGCTACAACCATCCGTGGGAACTCAACATCGCCAATCGCTTCGTGCAACTGCGCACGCCGCAAATCACCGGCGCGTAG